GGCACTCGGTTCGGCCCGCAGGTTTTGGGCATAGAAAAGAGCCCTTGGTCGAGTTCTGTTGGATCGCTTTCGCAAGTACTTGAATTGCAGTAAACTAGATTAAAACATTTAGTGCTACTTTTAACAATGGCCTCGACATGGAATGCGGATTTGATTGGCTTGCAAATACTTTGGCCGTATGGGCAAGGGGTTGAGACCACTTTTTTAGCGCGGTAAGTGCCAAGTGAATAAAATGCCCGAAAAACGGGCTTTTGAGACACGAAAATGCAAACTTCCGCTGAGAAGATTTGGGGTTCAGCCCAGGAACATTTACGTTCCATGCTGGCTGCGGACACTTACAATCTGTGGTTTGCGCCACTGAGGGCGTGTGGCCAGGAAGACACAAATCTTGTGCTGGAGGTCGCGAATGATTTTTGCGAAGTCTGGCTCAAGGACAATTATATGGGGCTACTGCAGGATGTGGTAGCTGTGGCCTCGGGCCGCCAACTTCAGATCAAATTCAGGGTGGGCTCCAGCAATGGCAGCCAGCCGCAGCCGCTTGCGGCTCCGCCCGCCGAAAAAGCCAAACTCGCTGAGGCGGCGCCCGAGCGCAACGCCGCTCTGCACGATTTCAGCTTCAATCCCAAGAATACGTTTGATTCATTCGTTGTCGGGAACAACAACAACTTTGCCTATGCCGCTGCTTTGGCCGTAGCGCAGTCCCCTGGCAAATCATACAACCCCCTGTTCCTCTACGGCGGGGTGGGATTGGGCAAGACGCATTTGCTGCATGCCATCGGCCAATACGTCTTCAGCCATAAGAAAGGCGCCCGAGTCGCTTACGTCTCATCGGAAAAATTCACCAACGAGTACATCGATGGAATTCAGAACAACCAGTTGGCCAAGTTCCGAAAAAGGTATCGGCAAACGGATGTCTTGCTGATCGACGATATCCAGTTTCTTGCCGGTAAAGAGCGGATTCAGGAGGAATTCTTCCATACATTTAACACCTTGCACGAAGGGCACAAACAGATCGTCCTGACTTGCGACCGCCCGGCCAGCGAAATACAGAATCTCGAGCATCGCCTGGTTTCGCGTTTCGAGTGGGGGCTGGTCACCGACCTCCAGCCGCCGGATGTGGAGATGCGCCTGGCCATTCTCAATAAGAAGGCCCAACTCATGGGCGTCCAGTTGCCCGATGAAATCATGAACTTCCTGGCCAATCGGATTCGGACCAACATCCGCCGGCTGGAAGGGGCCCTGATTCGTGTCGCCTCGTACGCGGCGCTCACGGGCAAGAAACTGAGCCTGGAAGTGGTCGAGGGCCTCCTGCGCGAATTGCTGCACGAGGAGGGCCGCTACTCGATCAGCATCGAGGTCATTCAAAAGAAAGTGGCCGAGCATTTTGACATCCGCCTGGCCGATATGACCAGCAAACGACGGCCTGAGAATATTGCGTTCCCGCGGCAGGTTGCCATGTTCCTTTCGCGCCAGATGACCGAGAGTTCGCTCAGCACAATTGGCGAGGCCTTCGGCGGACGTGACCACGGGACCGTGCTGCACGCCTGCCGGCTGGTGAAGGATCGGATGGAGGTCGATGCCAATGTCCGGCAAGTGGTCAGCTACCTCGAAAAGCAGCTCATGCGCTAGGGCTGTCCTTAGGTTAGCTTCGGCGGTATGCCTGCCATCGAAGTAAAGGGCCTGACCAAAGCCTTCCGCACGTACAAAAAGCAGCCGGGCTTTTCCGGGGCAGTCAAAGGTCTTTTCAGACGCACGTACGAGCAGACCCTGGCC
This Verrucomicrobiia bacterium DNA region includes the following protein-coding sequences:
- the dnaA gene encoding chromosomal replication initiator protein DnaA; the encoded protein is MQTSAEKIWGSAQEHLRSMLAADTYNLWFAPLRACGQEDTNLVLEVANDFCEVWLKDNYMGLLQDVVAVASGRQLQIKFRVGSSNGSQPQPLAAPPAEKAKLAEAAPERNAALHDFSFNPKNTFDSFVVGNNNNFAYAAALAVAQSPGKSYNPLFLYGGVGLGKTHLLHAIGQYVFSHKKGARVAYVSSEKFTNEYIDGIQNNQLAKFRKRYRQTDVLLIDDIQFLAGKERIQEEFFHTFNTLHEGHKQIVLTCDRPASEIQNLEHRLVSRFEWGLVTDLQPPDVEMRLAILNKKAQLMGVQLPDEIMNFLANRIRTNIRRLEGALIRVASYAALTGKKLSLEVVEGLLRELLHEEGRYSISIEVIQKKVAEHFDIRLADMTSKRRPENIAFPRQVAMFLSRQMTESSLSTIGEAFGGRDHGTVLHACRLVKDRMEVDANVRQVVSYLEKQLMR